A genomic window from Lactobacillus sp. ESL0677 includes:
- a CDS encoding hemolysin family protein, giving the protein MTSDPAKGNLFKRIKNKFSPASDEETKEHLATEIMTLREHNKISETECSMLNNALDFQGRMVREVMVPRIDAYMVDCCDSFQDNLDDILREPYSRIPVYKQDKDKIIGVIHIRTVLRKAREKGFDNIDYEDVMNPPLFAPETTDLSELLVEMQQTQQQLAILTDEYGGVVGIATIEDLIEEIVGNIDDEVDHAEVLFNQIGPNKYVIYGKMPLVDFNEQFGTNLEMEDVDTIAGFMITKLGIIPAKGEKLSVKLDNGMVLTTRRMMRSRLMTVLLTIPEEKQQEEEQDN; this is encoded by the coding sequence ATGACTAGCGACCCTGCCAAGGGGAATTTATTTAAGCGAATTAAAAATAAATTTTCCCCTGCAAGCGATGAAGAAACCAAAGAACATTTAGCCACGGAAATTATGACACTGCGTGAGCACAATAAAATTAGTGAAACGGAATGTTCCATGCTAAATAATGCTTTGGATTTTCAAGGGCGGATGGTCCGCGAAGTAATGGTTCCGCGGATTGACGCGTATATGGTGGATTGCTGTGATAGCTTTCAGGATAATCTTGACGACATTTTGCGTGAGCCTTATTCACGCATTCCTGTGTACAAGCAGGATAAGGATAAAATTATCGGTGTCATCCATATTCGGACGGTGCTGCGGAAGGCGCGAGAAAAGGGTTTTGACAATATCGATTATGAAGATGTGATGAACCCGCCGCTATTTGCACCAGAAACAACCGATTTAAGTGAATTACTAGTTGAAATGCAGCAGACGCAGCAGCAACTAGCTATTTTGACGGACGAATACGGCGGCGTGGTTGGCATTGCTACAATTGAAGACTTAATTGAAGAAATTGTGGGTAATATTGATGATGAAGTCGATCATGCTGAGGTCTTATTCAATCAAATTGGCCCTAATAAATACGTCATTTATGGTAAGATGCCGCTAGTAGACTTTAATGAACAGTTTGGCACTAACCTTGAAATGGAAGATGTCGATACAATTGCCGGTTTTATGATTACTAAGCTAGGAATTATTCCGGCCAAGGGTGAAAAGTTATCGGTTAAGCTTGATAACGGCATGGTATTGACAACTAGAAGAATGATGCGGTCACGGCTTATGACGGTGTTATTAACAATTCCAGAAGAAAAACAACAGGAAGAAGAACAAGATAATTAA
- a CDS encoding phosphocarrier protein HPr, translating into MEKRDFHVVAETGIHARPATLLVQAASKFGSDINLEYNGKSVNLKSIMGVMSLGVGKGADVTISAEGDDEKDAIAAITDTMKKEGLAE; encoded by the coding sequence ATGGAAAAACGCGATTTTCATGTTGTTGCAGAAACAGGTATTCATGCTCGTCCAGCTACGCTTTTAGTACAAGCTGCTTCTAAATTTGGTTCAGATATTAATTTGGAATACAATGGCAAGTCAGTTAACTTGAAGTCAATCATGGGTGTAATGTCACTCGGTGTTGGCAAGGGTGCAGATGTTACAATTAGCGCTGAAGGTGACGACGAAAAAGACGCTATTGCTGCTATTACAGATACAATGAAAAAAGAGGGTTTAGCTGAATAA
- a CDS encoding DUF1827 family protein — MHLIDVTNSYRDLVHSQLNSTDVNYVKVYSLGNTSVVYTESDKAIGIAIENHDRRVRKDEVEFIIKRLIKERDPSYLVTFDKSQRVVEIHVDK, encoded by the coding sequence ATGCATTTAATAGATGTAACCAATAGTTATCGGGATTTAGTACACAGTCAGCTTAACTCAACTGATGTTAACTATGTCAAAGTTTACTCTTTGGGTAATACTTCTGTTGTTTATACCGAAAGCGACAAGGCAATCGGAATTGCTATCGAAAATCACGATCGCCGCGTGCGCAAGGATGAAGTTGAGTTCATTATCAAACGCTTGATTAAAGAACGTGACCCCTCATACTTAGTAACCTTTGATAAAAGTCAACGCGTGGTCGAAATTCACGTTGATAAGTAA
- the rlmD gene encoding 23S rRNA (uracil(1939)-C(5))-methyltransferase RlmD: protein MRKNFKQKQAKEKDVIITIKRLGINGEGIGYYRKKIIFIPGALPGEVVVAKIIKDFPHYLQAELVRIKEQSPDRVAFPKGVNPAIGGLELAHLAYPKQLEFKRDNVLEALEKFHPRGYQKYKVKPTIAAPDEWHYRNKAQYQIEQDHGKTNLGLFAPNSHHLYDLPVMPTQSKSTQKVERQIKALVEKMHVAVANPYRHTPGLKTIVVREAEATKEIQVTLITVGHEIKNLLPLSKEIMNLPDVASVYQNETDWHNPQVWGNKTEKIAGKNKIIEEILGKKFALSPRAFFQLNPQQTANLYSEALKFLDLREDETLIDAYSGVGTLGILAADRVKQVIGIETIPEAVDDAKHNVELNHIKNADYLQGSVEKVLPHLQETGVAIDALIVDPPRTGLAKSLIKTLLKIKPQTFVYISCNPSTLAQDLVLLTEAYDVRLIKNVDMLPQTPRCECIAKLTLRK from the coding sequence ATGCGCAAAAATTTTAAACAAAAACAAGCAAAAGAAAAAGACGTCATTATCACCATTAAACGCCTTGGAATTAACGGCGAGGGGATTGGCTACTACCGCAAGAAGATTATCTTTATTCCGGGTGCTTTACCGGGTGAAGTCGTAGTTGCCAAAATCATTAAGGACTTTCCCCATTATCTTCAAGCAGAACTCGTCCGCATTAAAGAACAAAGTCCTGACCGCGTTGCCTTTCCTAAGGGCGTTAACCCAGCAATTGGTGGCCTAGAATTAGCTCATTTGGCTTATCCTAAGCAACTGGAATTTAAGCGGGACAATGTGCTCGAGGCTTTAGAAAAATTTCATCCCCGTGGCTACCAAAAATATAAGGTTAAGCCGACCATTGCAGCACCAGACGAATGGCATTACCGTAACAAAGCACAATACCAAATTGAACAAGACCACGGCAAGACCAACTTAGGTTTGTTTGCTCCTAACTCGCACCACCTTTATGACTTACCAGTCATGCCAACGCAAAGTAAGTCTACGCAAAAGGTTGAACGGCAGATCAAGGCTTTGGTTGAAAAGATGCACGTGGCTGTGGCTAATCCATACAGACATACGCCGGGCTTAAAGACCATCGTTGTTCGCGAAGCCGAGGCAACTAAAGAAATTCAGGTAACCCTAATTACGGTTGGTCACGAAATCAAGAATTTACTGCCACTAAGTAAAGAAATCATGAACCTGCCTGACGTTGCTAGCGTTTATCAAAACGAGACCGACTGGCACAACCCACAAGTCTGGGGTAATAAAACCGAAAAAATTGCTGGTAAAAATAAGATTATTGAAGAAATTTTAGGTAAGAAATTCGCCCTTTCACCACGCGCCTTTTTCCAATTAAATCCGCAGCAAACAGCCAATTTGTATTCCGAGGCATTGAAGTTCTTAGACCTCAGAGAAGATGAAACTTTAATCGACGCATATAGCGGTGTTGGTACCCTAGGTATCCTAGCCGCTGACCGAGTAAAGCAAGTCATCGGAATTGAAACTATTCCTGAAGCCGTTGACGATGCCAAGCATAATGTTGAGCTCAACCACATTAAAAACGCCGACTATCTTCAAGGCAGTGTCGAAAAAGTTTTGCCACACTTGCAAGAAACTGGCGTAGCAATTGATGCCCTAATCGTTGATCCACCAAGAACTGGTCTGGCTAAAAGTTTAATTAAAACTCTGCTCAAGATTAAACCACAAACCTTTGTTTACATTTCCTGTAATCCATCAACTTTGGCTCAAGACCTTGTTTTACTAACTGAAGCCTATGATGTGCGTTTAATCAAGAATGTGGATATGTTACCACAAACACCGCGATGCGAATGCATTGCCAAATTAACCTTACGTAAATAA
- the recX gene encoding recombination regulator RecX translates to MPIITKVSSQKRPGRYNIFLDGQYAFSASEQTVAEFMLLKGQELTPDELAAVKKFDVSSKATALASNYLSYQARTVYEVLQYLQKHGIEDEAAQNAVSQLSAMGFLDDRKYVTLSIKQSLRSGTDGPLTLTRKLTQKGIDPAIVQEKLAEVADKDWLDTGLRVLKSLKSQVGKVSERELNRKMNSKLLSHGFSSSIASLVVAEADMRPDADAQVEALKKQGVKAYKRFRRLPESEREHKIRNYLFTHGFASNEIDAFLAGEIIPLDELAEY, encoded by the coding sequence ATGCCAATTATTACGAAAGTCAGCAGTCAAAAACGACCGGGACGCTATAATATTTTTCTCGATGGGCAGTATGCTTTTTCAGCTAGTGAACAAACAGTTGCCGAATTTATGTTATTAAAGGGTCAGGAGTTAACGCCGGACGAATTAGCAGCAGTTAAAAAGTTTGATGTGAGCAGTAAGGCAACGGCGCTAGCTTCAAATTATCTCAGTTACCAAGCACGGACTGTTTATGAGGTCTTACAGTATTTACAAAAGCATGGCATTGAGGACGAGGCCGCACAAAATGCGGTGAGCCAGTTAAGTGCGATGGGTTTTTTGGATGATCGTAAATACGTTACTTTATCAATTAAACAGAGCCTGCGTAGCGGCACTGACGGACCATTGACGTTAACGCGCAAGTTGACCCAGAAGGGAATTGATCCGGCAATTGTTCAAGAAAAATTAGCAGAAGTGGCAGATAAGGACTGGCTGGACACGGGATTGCGCGTACTAAAATCCTTAAAAAGTCAGGTTGGCAAGGTCTCCGAGCGTGAATTAAACCGTAAAATGAACTCAAAGTTGTTGAGTCACGGCTTTTCTAGCAGCATTGCCAGTTTGGTCGTTGCAGAAGCTGACATGAGGCCAGACGCTGATGCCCAAGTTGAGGCGCTTAAAAAACAGGGCGTTAAAGCCTATAAGCGTTTTCGTCGGCTGCCAGAAAGCGAGCGCGAACATAAAATCCGCAATTATCTGTTTACTCATGGCTTTGCCAGCAACGAAATTGACGCGTTTTTAGCCGGTGAGATTATTCCGCTGGACGAATTAGCCGAATACTAG
- a CDS encoding peptide chain release factor 3 — protein sequence MSKELLDKVKRRRTFAIISHPDAGKTTITEQMLLFGGVIRSAGTVKARKTGHYATSDWMEIEKQRGISVTSSVMQFEYQGKRINILDTPGHQDFSEDTYRTLMAVDSAVMVIDSAKGIEPQTKKLFKVVKQRGIPIFTFMNKLDRDGRPPLDLIAELEDLLGIEGVAMNWPIGSGQTLQGLYDIANNQVELYRKDGEDRFLPLDKDGKLPVSEPFSQNPQFQDTLDEIDLIKEAGNTFDLDKIIKGDQTPVFFGSALTNFGVETFLKSFVQLAPAPESHVVNGDEELSPDDSEFSGFVFKIQANMNPHHRDRIAFVRVGSGEFKKGLDVTLARTDKPIRLNNATEFMSSERVQVTDAVAGDIVGLYDTGNFQIGDSIYAGKRKVVYPALPEFTPELFVRVTAKNVMKQKSFHKGMTQLVQEGAIQLYRNYQTDEYILGAVGQLQFEVFKFRMKNEYNSDVEMTSIGRRVARWIDPDQLDPAMSNSRNLLVKDRYDQPLFLFENQFAERFFKDKYPDVKLTEKL from the coding sequence ATGAGTAAAGAACTTTTAGATAAAGTAAAAAGAAGAAGAACATTTGCAATTATCTCGCACCCCGATGCTGGGAAGACGACGATTACGGAGCAAATGCTTCTTTTTGGTGGGGTAATTCGTAGTGCCGGAACGGTTAAGGCACGTAAAACCGGACATTATGCCACCAGTGATTGGATGGAAATTGAAAAGCAGCGTGGGATTTCAGTTACCAGTTCCGTGATGCAGTTTGAATATCAGGGCAAGCGTATTAACATCCTTGATACTCCAGGACACCAAGACTTCTCAGAAGATACTTATCGAACCTTAATGGCCGTAGACTCGGCTGTGATGGTAATTGACTCCGCTAAGGGGATTGAGCCGCAGACCAAGAAGCTGTTTAAGGTTGTTAAGCAGCGCGGTATTCCTATCTTTACCTTTATGAACAAGTTGGATCGTGATGGCCGCCCGCCACTAGACTTAATTGCGGAGTTAGAAGATTTACTTGGGATTGAAGGTGTTGCGATGAACTGGCCGATTGGGTCAGGACAAACGCTGCAGGGACTGTATGATATTGCTAATAATCAAGTGGAATTGTACCGCAAGGATGGCGAAGACCGTTTTTTGCCTTTAGATAAAGATGGTAAATTGCCGGTAAGTGAACCATTTAGTCAAAATCCACAATTTCAAGATACCTTGGATGAAATTGACTTAATTAAGGAAGCGGGCAATACCTTTGACCTTGATAAGATCATCAAGGGTGACCAGACACCAGTTTTCTTTGGCTCGGCTTTAACTAATTTTGGTGTGGAAACTTTCTTAAAGAGCTTTGTCCAATTAGCACCAGCTCCTGAGAGCCACGTAGTTAACGGGGATGAAGAATTAAGTCCTGATGATTCTGAATTTTCTGGCTTTGTCTTTAAAATTCAGGCTAATATGAACCCGCATCACCGTGACCGAATTGCCTTCGTTAGAGTTGGCAGTGGTGAGTTCAAAAAAGGACTTGATGTTACTTTAGCTCGAACTGATAAGCCAATCCGTTTAAATAACGCGACTGAATTTATGTCTAGCGAACGTGTACAAGTTACAGATGCCGTTGCTGGTGACATTGTTGGGTTATATGATACTGGTAATTTCCAAATTGGCGATAGTATCTACGCTGGTAAACGTAAAGTTGTGTATCCAGCGCTACCTGAATTTACGCCAGAATTGTTTGTGCGCGTTACTGCTAAAAACGTGATGAAGCAAAAGTCATTCCACAAGGGAATGACACAGCTGGTTCAAGAAGGAGCCATTCAGCTTTACCGTAATTACCAGACCGATGAGTATATTTTAGGTGCCGTTGGTCAACTGCAATTTGAGGTCTTCAAGTTTAGAATGAAGAATGAATATAATTCAGATGTAGAAATGACGAGCATTGGTCGCCGAGTTGCTCGCTGGATTGATCCTGATCAGCTTGATCCGGCAATGTCGAACAGCCGTAACTTGCTTGTTAAGGACCGTTACGATCAACCGCTCTTCTTATTTGAAAATCAATTTGCGGAACGCTTCTTTAAAGACAAGTATCCTGATGTTAAATTAACTGAAAAACTGTAA
- a CDS encoding alpha/beta hydrolase, translating to MVLLICLVFTGAGFYFFKVACVPGHKSFLSSSSKVIKKSDPLYKQKTWFKQVKKEKWYMQSADDKYRLDANYIPSKNSRKTAIVLPGYMDVKENMGKYDALFHELGYNTLTPDPRAQGKSRGKYIGYGWVEKADVKKWINRVLAKNGQNQQIVVFGVSMGGATTMMVSGLQLPKQVKAFVEDCGYTSVKDEIEHEAKALYNMPAFPRFPLVEILSGINRVKVGYFLKDGSSINQLQQNYRPMLFIHGGNDTFVPTKMVYSNYRATKGLKELWVAPKSKHAHSYDDHPQAYKAHVSKFLAQYVK from the coding sequence GTGGTTTTATTGATCTGCCTAGTATTCACTGGTGCAGGCTTTTACTTCTTTAAAGTTGCCTGTGTTCCGGGACACAAGAGCTTTTTATCTTCTTCAAGTAAGGTAATTAAGAAGTCTGACCCGCTATATAAGCAAAAGACGTGGTTCAAGCAGGTTAAAAAAGAAAAATGGTATATGCAATCTGCCGATGACAAGTATCGTCTAGATGCAAATTATATTCCTAGCAAAAATTCGCGTAAGACGGCGATTGTTTTGCCCGGCTACATGGATGTCAAGGAAAATATGGGCAAGTACGATGCGCTTTTTCATGAGTTAGGCTACAATACGTTAACACCAGATCCGCGTGCTCAAGGCAAGAGCCGGGGAAAATATATTGGCTATGGCTGGGTTGAAAAGGCTGATGTCAAAAAGTGGATTAATCGGGTGCTTGCCAAGAACGGTCAAAATCAGCAAATCGTTGTTTTTGGTGTCAGCATGGGTGGTGCCACAACAATGATGGTCAGTGGTTTGCAGCTGCCGAAGCAGGTTAAGGCGTTTGTTGAAGACTGTGGCTATACCAGTGTTAAGGACGAAATCGAGCATGAGGCTAAGGCGCTGTACAACATGCCAGCTTTTCCAAGGTTCCCATTAGTTGAAATTTTAAGTGGGATTAATCGCGTTAAAGTTGGTTATTTCCTTAAAGATGGGTCAAGCATTAACCAGTTGCAGCAAAATTACCGACCAATGTTGTTTATTCATGGCGGTAATGATACTTTTGTGCCAACTAAAATGGTTTACAGTAATTATCGCGCTACTAAAGGCCTTAAAGAGCTTTGGGTTGCACCAAAGTCCAAACACGCTCATTCTTATGATGATCATCCTCAGGCCTATAAAGCTCATGTTAGCAAGTTTTTAGCGCAATACGTCAAATGA
- a CDS encoding ATP-dependent Clp protease ATP-binding subunit has protein sequence MLCQNCQKRPASIHLYAKVNGQSREINLCGQCYQELKQQGNINMNNDNNGFFGDFDDLFNSMNGNNAAFNNANQGQPQRANGGNNGGRSLLDQYGTDLTALAKKGKIDPVIGRDKEIARVIEILNRRTKNNPVLIGEAGVGKTAVVEGLAQQIVDGSVPAKLQDKRIISLNVVSLVQGTGIRGQFEQRMQQLIKELQQHDDIILFIDEIHEIVGAGNAEGGMDAGNIIKPALARGDLQLVGATTLKEYREIEKDSALARRFQPVDVKEPSVAETIRILQGIQKRYEDYHHVHYTDDAIKAAAELSERYIQDRFLPDKAIDLLDEAGSRMNLTIPYVDKDKIKERIAAAQQLKQESLKNEDYEKAAYYRDQIEKYNKVKDQKIDPDKSPIITSKIMNKIVEEKTGIPVGDLQKQEENQLQNLAPTLKAHVIGQDQAVDKVARAIRRNRIGFNKSGRPIGSFLFVGPTGVGKTELAKQLAKQMFGSENAMIRFDMSEFMESYSVSKLIGSAPGYVGYEEAGQLTEQVRRHPYSLILLDEIEKADPSVMNLFLQILDDGRLTDSQGRTVSFKDTIIIMTSNAGQGIKNTSVGFAAENTDEEKDSARGSMSQFFKPEFLNRLDDVIEFNELSKDDLVKIVNLMLDETNNMVKNQGLQITVTDDAKKKLVEDGYNPAMGARPLRRTIQEEIEDRVADFKLDHPDAKNLTASVADGHIVINGQVEPAPATTPDTEL, from the coding sequence TTGCTTTGTCAAAACTGTCAAAAGCGGCCTGCTTCCATTCACCTTTATGCTAAGGTTAATGGCCAAAGTCGCGAAATTAATTTATGTGGACAATGTTATCAAGAACTTAAACAACAAGGAAATATTAATATGAATAATGACAACAACGGTTTCTTCGGAGACTTTGATGACTTATTTAATAGCATGAACGGTAATAACGCTGCATTTAACAACGCTAATCAAGGACAGCCGCAAAGAGCTAACGGCGGCAATAATGGTGGTCGTTCATTACTTGACCAATACGGCACTGACCTAACGGCATTAGCTAAAAAGGGCAAAATTGACCCAGTGATTGGTCGCGATAAGGAAATTGCTCGGGTAATCGAGATTTTAAATAGGAGAACTAAAAATAATCCGGTCCTAATTGGTGAAGCCGGCGTTGGTAAGACAGCAGTTGTCGAAGGCCTCGCCCAACAAATCGTCGATGGTTCGGTACCTGCTAAATTACAAGACAAGCGAATTATTTCACTAAACGTCGTTTCACTTGTCCAAGGAACCGGTATTCGTGGTCAGTTTGAGCAGCGAATGCAACAGCTGATTAAAGAATTGCAACAACATGACGACATTATTTTGTTCATTGATGAGATTCACGAAATTGTCGGTGCTGGGAACGCAGAAGGCGGAATGGACGCTGGTAATATTATTAAGCCTGCCCTTGCCCGCGGCGATCTGCAATTAGTCGGCGCAACTACGTTAAAAGAATACCGTGAAATCGAAAAGGATTCGGCTTTAGCCCGCCGCTTCCAACCTGTTGACGTCAAGGAACCATCAGTTGCCGAAACCATTCGCATTTTGCAAGGTATCCAAAAGCGCTACGAAGATTACCACCACGTTCACTACACAGACGATGCAATTAAAGCAGCGGCCGAACTGTCTGAGCGTTATATTCAAGATCGTTTCTTGCCTGATAAGGCCATCGACCTACTTGATGAGGCTGGTTCAAGAATGAATCTGACCATTCCTTACGTTGATAAAGATAAGATTAAAGAACGAATCGCTGCTGCTCAACAATTGAAGCAGGAATCACTAAAAAACGAAGACTACGAAAAGGCCGCATATTACCGCGACCAAATCGAAAAGTACAACAAAGTGAAGGATCAAAAGATTGATCCCGATAAATCCCCGATTATTACCAGCAAAATTATGAATAAAATCGTTGAAGAAAAAACTGGTATTCCTGTTGGCGATTTGCAAAAGCAAGAGGAAAACCAGTTGCAAAACTTGGCGCCAACTTTAAAGGCCCACGTTATCGGTCAAGACCAAGCTGTTGATAAAGTTGCTCGCGCAATCCGCCGCAACCGAATCGGCTTTAATAAGTCTGGTCGTCCAATTGGTTCCTTCCTCTTTGTTGGTCCAACTGGGGTCGGTAAGACAGAATTAGCTAAGCAATTAGCTAAGCAAATGTTTGGGTCAGAAAACGCCATGATTCGCTTTGATATGTCGGAATTTATGGAATCCTATTCTGTTTCCAAATTAATCGGTTCTGCTCCTGGTTATGTCGGCTATGAAGAAGCTGGACAATTAACCGAACAAGTACGCCGTCACCCTTACAGCCTGATTTTACTCGATGAAATCGAAAAGGCTGACCCGTCGGTAATGAACTTGTTCTTGCAAATCTTGGACGACGGCCGGCTAACCGACTCACAAGGACGGACTGTTTCCTTTAAAGACACAATCATCATTATGACTTCCAATGCTGGTCAGGGAATTAAAAATACCAGTGTTGGGTTTGCGGCTGAAAATACCGACGAAGAAAAAGATTCGGCTAGAGGCTCCATGAGTCAATTCTTCAAGCCTGAATTTCTGAATCGGCTTGATGACGTTATTGAATTCAACGAATTATCAAAGGACGACCTCGTTAAGATTGTTAACTTGATGCTTGATGAAACCAACAATATGGTCAAAAATCAAGGCTTGCAAATTACAGTAACTGATGATGCCAAGAAGAAATTAGTCGAAGATGGCTACAATCCAGCAATGGGTGCACGGCCTTTGCGCAGAACTATTCAAGAAGAAATTGAAGATCGCGTGGCTGACTTCAAGCTTGATCATCCAGATGCCAAAAACCTAACTGCAAGTGTTGCCGATGGTCACATTGTGATTAATGGACAAGTAGAGCCTGCCCCAGCAACTACTCCAGATACTGAACTTTAA